A stretch of Leptospira andrefontaineae DNA encodes these proteins:
- a CDS encoding SRPBCC family protein — protein sequence MNEIKQPEFKEMILTRTLNAPRDLVWKAWIDPNMVSQWWGPHGFTAPLCQLDLRPGGEILIHMKDPDGGINPMNGTYKEIVTLEKIVFSSYIAFEMDGKKPAAEIQITILFADKGSQTELQVRALPIKVDPELYPAVEGMEEGWTQTLDKLTAIFA from the coding sequence GTGAACGAGATCAAACAACCTGAATTTAAGGAAATGATACTGACTAGGACCCTGAATGCGCCAAGAGATCTAGTTTGGAAGGCTTGGATAGATCCAAATATGGTCTCTCAATGGTGGGGTCCGCATGGATTTACGGCTCCTCTCTGCCAATTGGATCTTCGTCCCGGCGGAGAGATCCTAATCCATATGAAAGATCCGGATGGCGGGATCAATCCGATGAACGGTACTTATAAGGAGATCGTTACATTAGAAAAGATCGTTTTCTCCTCATATATCGCCTTCGAAATGGACGGGAAAAAACCGGCGGCTGAGATCCAGATTACTATTCTATTTGCGGATAAAGGTTCTCAAACAGAACTCCAAGTGCGTGCACTCCCAATCAAAGTGGATCCGGAACTTTATCCTGCAGTGGAAGGAATGGAAGAAGGTTGGACCCAAACCCTGGATAAACTTACGGCTATTTTTGCTTAG
- a CDS encoding SRPBCC family protein, which translates to MKAEVSVVGKEIIGIKTFDAPRELVWSAWTDPKQVAIWWGPNGFTNTIHEMSVKPGGIWRFTMHGPDGVDYPNRVEFIEVVKPEKLVYDHGDDSNPKQFHVIVRFEEEGSKTKLTMRTIFSSEDDVKKVADYALDGLRETLGRLREFLEKK; encoded by the coding sequence ATGAAAGCAGAAGTTTCAGTTGTTGGAAAAGAAATTATAGGGATTAAAACTTTCGATGCTCCGAGAGAATTAGTTTGGAGTGCTTGGACTGACCCGAAACAAGTAGCAATCTGGTGGGGACCAAACGGTTTTACGAATACCATTCATGAAATGAGTGTGAAACCCGGAGGGATCTGGAGATTTACAATGCATGGTCCGGATGGAGTAGATTACCCGAACCGTGTCGAGTTCATCGAAGTGGTTAAACCTGAAAAGCTGGTCTATGATCATGGAGACGATTCCAATCCGAAACAATTCCATGTGATCGTTCGTTTCGAGGAAGAAGGTTCCAAAACCAAACTTACCATGAGAACCATCTTCTCTAGCGAAGATGATGTCAAAAAAGTCGCCGATTACGCATTGGATGGACTTAGAGAAACTCTGGGACGTCTACGAGAATTCCTGGAAAAGAAATAA
- a CDS encoding MFS transporter codes for MSEKIENIQKATKKEWIGLAVIALPCLLYAMDLTVLYLAAPQLTADLNPTPSQQLWIMDIYGFLVAGFLVIMGNLGDRIGRRKLLLYGAAAFGVASVLAAFSPSSEILILTRAILGITAATLAPSTLSLIRNMFLDPEERTFAIGIWGMSFSLGGAIGPLAGGVLLEYFWWGSVFLMSVPVMILLLIVGPKLLPEFKDPNAGKMDIPSAILSLVSVLSIIYGLKQIAENGWGTVPILTILAGLVVGAVFIKRQTTLQDPMIDLELFKLPAFTAAVVGNTMTIFVGLGAFLFISQYLQLVLGLSPLEAGLWTLPGALGNIIGSLTIHMIVRIMRPLYVMLSGLVLLAIGMYLYTLINTENGIWMIIAGSLIMSFGICAVVILGTDIIVGSAPPERAGAAASISETAAEFGGVLGIAVLGSIGVAIFKSRINSIELPGLTPEQWQSSHNTLASAVAIAKELPEPSRQILLSTAQGAFTDSLHFVSFLSVGISIALAFAIFFILKDKKEPEGSAAELEKAAR; via the coding sequence ATGTCTGAAAAGATAGAAAACATACAAAAAGCCACTAAAAAAGAGTGGATTGGGTTGGCGGTAATCGCCCTTCCCTGCTTGCTATACGCGATGGATTTGACCGTTCTTTATTTGGCGGCCCCACAACTTACAGCGGATCTAAACCCAACTCCTTCTCAACAATTATGGATCATGGATATCTATGGTTTCTTGGTCGCAGGTTTTCTTGTGATCATGGGAAATCTGGGAGATAGAATTGGTCGTCGCAAACTTCTTCTCTATGGAGCGGCGGCATTCGGAGTAGCATCCGTTCTTGCGGCATTCTCCCCTAGTTCCGAAATTTTGATCTTGACTCGTGCAATCTTAGGGATTACGGCGGCAACTTTAGCTCCTTCTACTCTATCATTAATTCGTAATATGTTTTTGGATCCGGAAGAAAGGACTTTTGCAATCGGTATCTGGGGGATGAGTTTCTCTTTAGGTGGAGCGATCGGTCCTCTTGCAGGTGGGGTTCTATTGGAATATTTCTGGTGGGGTTCCGTTTTCTTGATGAGTGTTCCGGTTATGATTCTTCTTCTAATCGTTGGGCCTAAACTTCTTCCTGAATTCAAAGATCCGAATGCTGGCAAAATGGATATCCCGAGTGCGATCCTATCCTTAGTATCAGTTCTTTCTATCATCTATGGTTTGAAGCAGATCGCAGAGAATGGCTGGGGAACAGTCCCAATTCTTACTATACTTGCAGGATTAGTAGTCGGAGCGGTCTTTATTAAAAGGCAAACCACTTTACAAGATCCAATGATAGATCTTGAGCTGTTCAAACTTCCCGCATTCACTGCTGCAGTCGTCGGAAATACGATGACCATCTTCGTAGGCTTGGGAGCTTTCTTATTTATTTCCCAATACTTACAATTGGTCTTAGGACTTTCTCCCTTGGAAGCCGGGCTTTGGACTCTTCCTGGAGCATTAGGCAATATTATAGGATCTCTTACGATCCATATGATCGTTCGTATTATGCGCCCATTATATGTGATGTTAAGCGGACTTGTATTGCTCGCGATCGGTATGTATTTATATACTCTGATTAATACTGAAAACGGGATCTGGATGATTATCGCAGGATCTCTCATCATGTCTTTTGGGATCTGCGCAGTTGTGATCTTAGGAACGGATATCATCGTTGGCTCCGCGCCGCCAGAAAGAGCAGGAGCGGCGGCCTCTATTTCAGAAACTGCGGCTGAATTTGGCGGGGTTCTAGGAATTGCAGTACTTGGAAGTATAGGTGTTGCGATTTTCAAATCCAGGATCAATTCGATCGAACTCCCAGGACTCACTCCTGAACAATGGCAAAGTTCTCATAATACTTTAGCTTCTGCGGTAGCTATAGCAAAAGAACTTCCGGAGCCGAGTAGGCAGATACTACTCAGCACTGCCCAGGGAGCATTCACCGATTCTTTACATTTTGTTTCTTTCTTGAGTGTAGGGATCTCTATCGCTTTGGCATTTGCGATCTTCTTCATTTTGAAAGATAAAAAAGAACCAGAAGGATCTGCTGCAGAACTAGAAAAAGCAGCCAGATAA
- a CDS encoding ArsR/SmtB family transcription factor: protein MVKYDTESDRLSNTFAALADPTRREILLYLVSGEATVKELAEPFNMSLPGISKHLKVLEKAGLIERGREAQWRPCKIRPDGLKEASGWLDHYKHFWEESLDRLDAYLQQLQSQKENQERPETKA, encoded by the coding sequence ATGGTTAAATACGACACAGAATCCGATCGACTGAGCAATACTTTCGCAGCTCTGGCAGACCCTACGAGAAGGGAGATCCTTCTCTATTTGGTCTCAGGAGAGGCAACCGTTAAGGAACTTGCAGAACCTTTTAATATGAGCCTGCCTGGAATCTCCAAACATCTAAAGGTTTTGGAAAAGGCTGGGCTGATTGAAAGAGGAAGAGAGGCTCAATGGAGACCCTGCAAGATACGACCGGATGGTCTAAAGGAAGCTTCGGGTTGGCTCGATCATTACAAACATTTCTGGGAAGAAAGTTTGGATCGTTTAGATGCATATCTACAACAACTCCAATCGCAAAAGGAAAACCAGGAAAGACCTGAAACAAAAGCGTAA
- the fliN gene encoding flagellar motor switch protein FliN, producing the protein MGEGSLSQEEIDALLAGANDTFDPGSSMAAGGGSKEAAGLSPVDRDLLSDFLSHCFMTAGNTLAAILSKTSNFMNPTSEAKSRKDVEAELKSNTFLLYSTYSGNLNGRVVLAMAADNAARIANMMMGGFDSGGLDEGQLQTLRDSLTPIMGALQSQIAAKTGGGVNGSPAETRHVTSPAALVLPEGDPLVRTFFNLAIEGLPSFRVQFLLSLSMANDILSLSKRSGGGGGGDYGGGGYQGGMGGGGISQVGMKGVSFPNLATASGAQGTPNLNLLMDVQMSVTVELGRTKMYIKDILGLGEGSIIELDKLAGEPVDLLVNGKLIAKGEVVVIDENFGVRVTDIVSPADRIKPESGGG; encoded by the coding sequence ATGGGTGAAGGATCCCTTTCCCAGGAAGAAATAGACGCCCTTTTAGCGGGTGCAAATGATACATTCGATCCAGGCAGCAGCATGGCTGCCGGAGGCGGGTCCAAGGAAGCTGCCGGTCTTTCTCCGGTAGATAGGGACCTTCTGTCCGATTTTCTCTCTCATTGTTTTATGACTGCAGGGAATACTTTAGCAGCCATCCTTTCGAAAACTTCTAACTTCATGAATCCTACCTCCGAGGCAAAATCCCGGAAGGATGTGGAAGCAGAGCTTAAGTCCAACACGTTTTTATTATATTCTACCTATTCGGGAAATCTGAACGGAAGAGTTGTGCTTGCGATGGCCGCAGATAATGCGGCTCGTATTGCGAACATGATGATGGGAGGCTTCGATTCAGGTGGTCTGGACGAAGGCCAACTCCAAACTCTTAGAGATAGTTTAACTCCTATTATGGGAGCTCTTCAATCTCAGATCGCTGCTAAGACTGGCGGTGGAGTGAATGGCTCTCCTGCGGAAACCAGACATGTAACTTCTCCCGCTGCATTGGTACTTCCAGAAGGTGATCCGCTGGTGCGGACCTTCTTCAACTTAGCGATAGAGGGACTTCCATCCTTCAGAGTTCAGTTCCTTCTTTCTTTATCTATGGCGAATGATATTCTCTCTCTTTCTAAAAGGTCCGGAGGAGGAGGGGGAGGAGATTATGGTGGCGGTGGCTACCAAGGCGGAATGGGAGGCGGTGGAATTTCCCAAGTAGGAATGAAGGGAGTTTCCTTCCCGAACCTTGCAACTGCAAGCGGCGCCCAAGGAACTCCGAACTTAAACCTTCTTATGGACGTTCAGATGTCCGTGACCGTGGAACTCGGAAGAACTAAGATGTATATTAAAGATATCTTAGGTTTGGGAGAAGGTTCCATTATCGAGTTGGATAAGTTGGCAGGTGAGCCTGTGGACCTTTTAGTGAACGGTAAGTTGATTGCGAAGGGAGAGGTCGTGGTCATCGACGAAAACTTCGGTGTGCGTGTAACGGATATCGTAAGTCCGGCCGATAGGATCAAGCCGGAGTCGGGAGGCGGATGA
- the fliO gene encoding flagellar biosynthetic protein FliO: protein MSRIFQTIHSFFSGFGSLALAFGVFCILSGIAGGLYSQGSEREQMDEVLKRELGTSDKKTSESPTTSAPKQEEKKETTAESVPNPVEERYKPVSDGPSLAGILFRIVLVLGILCGAAYWVLRTLAKSREGSLPVRGEMNLLGSLNLGTNKQLQIVEVTGQIFVLGVADNGINLISEITDTETKARLQRMRDEFKPPEGGFLVTALEQLKDLNIRLTGKSEDEEQTLRQTPGERKEKQRKLKEKLDEIKKERNNLENGLFDLN from the coding sequence ATGAGCCGAATTTTTCAAACGATCCATTCGTTTTTTTCAGGATTCGGCTCCCTCGCTTTGGCGTTCGGAGTCTTTTGTATTTTATCGGGTATCGCCGGAGGATTATATTCCCAAGGTTCCGAACGAGAACAAATGGACGAAGTTCTCAAGAGAGAATTGGGTACTTCTGACAAAAAGACTTCGGAATCTCCTACAACTTCTGCTCCTAAACAAGAAGAGAAGAAGGAAACAACTGCTGAGTCAGTTCCGAATCCTGTGGAAGAAAGATATAAGCCTGTTTCAGATGGGCCGAGTCTTGCAGGTATCTTATTTAGGATCGTTCTAGTACTCGGAATTCTTTGTGGAGCTGCGTATTGGGTCTTAAGGACTCTCGCAAAATCCAGAGAAGGTTCTCTTCCTGTTAGAGGAGAAATGAATCTTCTGGGAAGTTTGAATTTGGGCACGAATAAGCAGCTTCAGATCGTAGAAGTGACTGGGCAAATTTTCGTGCTGGGTGTGGCGGATAACGGTATTAATTTAATCTCCGAGATTACGGATACGGAGACTAAGGCGAGACTCCAGAGGATGAGAGACGAATTTAAGCCGCCTGAAGGTGGCTTCTTGGTCACTGCTCTGGAACAATTAAAGGATTTGAATATTCGTCTGACCGGAAAGTCGGAAGATGAAGAACAAACCCTTCGGCAAACTCCGGGTGAAAGAAAAGAGAAACAGAGAAAGCTCAAAGAGAAGTTAGACGAAATTAAGAAGGAAAGGAATAATCTGGAGAACGGATTATTCGATTTGAACTAG
- the fliP gene encoding flagellar type III secretion system pore protein FliP (The bacterial flagellar biogenesis protein FliP forms a type III secretion system (T3SS)-type pore required for flagellar assembly.) translates to MRHKSVMWKILSGILLFAVLIIAIPEETFAQANTPRIPIPNLNINVNEAKGPRETSLSLMILFLVTILSLAPAIVMSLTSFTKIVIVLDFVRRALSIQNLPPNQVMVGLALFMTFFIMAPTLNIVYEKGLNPYMEGKIDTNEFFDKSMVPLREFMMRQIGTSGAKDVALFLKIGKVENVESFDDVPNYVLIPAFMLSEIKKAFWIGIIIFIPFIVVDLVVASALLSMGLNMLPPVMVSLPFKLILFVLVDGWNLIVYELVRSYK, encoded by the coding sequence ATGAGACATAAATCAGTTATGTGGAAGATACTTTCTGGCATTCTTCTCTTTGCCGTTTTGATCATTGCGATCCCAGAGGAAACTTTTGCCCAAGCAAACACACCTAGGATCCCTATCCCAAATCTGAATATCAATGTGAACGAAGCGAAAGGTCCGAGAGAGACAAGTCTTTCTTTGATGATCTTGTTCTTAGTTACAATTCTTTCTTTGGCTCCTGCCATTGTGATGTCCCTGACTTCCTTTACTAAGATAGTAATCGTCTTGGATTTTGTGAGAAGGGCACTTTCTATCCAAAACCTTCCGCCTAACCAGGTAATGGTGGGACTCGCATTATTCATGACATTCTTTATCATGGCCCCTACCTTGAATATCGTGTACGAGAAAGGTTTAAACCCGTACATGGAAGGTAAGATTGACACCAACGAATTTTTTGATAAGTCCATGGTCCCTCTCCGGGAATTTATGATGAGGCAGATCGGGACAAGCGGCGCCAAGGACGTGGCTTTATTTTTGAAGATCGGAAAAGTGGAGAATGTAGAATCATTCGACGATGTTCCGAATTACGTTCTTATTCCCGCATTTATGCTTTCTGAGATCAAGAAAGCCTTTTGGATCGGGATCATTATATTTATTCCTTTTATCGTGGTGGATCTTGTGGTTGCCTCCGCACTTCTTTCTATGGGTTTGAATATGCTTCCGCCTGTGATGGTGAGTTTGCCGTTTAAATTGATCTTATTCGTTCTTGTGGATGGTTGGAATTTAATCGTCTACGAGCTCGTAAGGAGTTATAAATGA
- the fliQ gene encoding flagellar biosynthesis protein FliQ has protein sequence MTEVDAITLIRDALFVTLKLSAPILLTAMVVGLVIGILQTTTSIQEPTIAFVPKLLSIFAVIVIFAGWMLQTMTDYTRDLFLMIEKF, from the coding sequence ATGACGGAAGTAGATGCAATTACTCTGATCAGAGATGCACTTTTTGTGACTCTTAAACTTTCTGCTCCCATTTTGCTGACTGCAATGGTGGTGGGACTTGTTATTGGTATTTTACAGACCACAACTTCTATCCAAGAGCCAACGATAGCTTTTGTTCCTAAGTTATTATCCATTTTTGCGGTGATCGTGATCTTTGCCGGGTGGATGCTCCAAACAATGACGGATTATACCAGGGATCTTTTCCTGATGATAGAGAAGTTTTAG
- the fliR gene encoding flagellar biosynthetic protein FliR has product MEYFIGNFQVFLLILARIVGLLSVAPVFSFASISFPQRMTLGFLIAVILFPVSASFVPPIPGNMADYGLVVMAEVLIGILMGFLVSLVFSSFQMAGEFFNVQLGFGYAEILDPISQTSLPVISTLKNMLGMLLFLSLGAYRFLFESLVYSFEKVQVLKLVPEIQDGLYKAMEEAIGAMFLVAFKISLPILGVLFLVTVSEALMGKAAPQLNILQLSFPIKIAIGLVVMILIVPFLITQMDNAFQLSFEKMNLMLKGWPN; this is encoded by the coding sequence ATGGAATACTTTATCGGAAATTTCCAAGTGTTTCTTCTGATCCTGGCAAGGATCGTGGGGCTTCTATCAGTGGCTCCTGTGTTCTCTTTTGCCTCTATCAGTTTTCCTCAAAGAATGACCCTTGGTTTTCTAATTGCTGTAATTTTATTTCCCGTAAGTGCATCCTTCGTTCCTCCGATCCCGGGTAATATGGCTGATTATGGTCTAGTTGTGATGGCGGAGGTGCTAATCGGTATCCTTATGGGCTTTCTAGTCAGCTTGGTATTCTCTTCTTTCCAAATGGCTGGGGAATTTTTTAACGTTCAACTCGGCTTCGGTTATGCTGAGATCTTGGATCCGATCTCTCAAACAAGTCTTCCTGTGATCAGTACTCTTAAAAATATGTTAGGTATGCTTCTATTCTTATCTTTAGGAGCGTACCGTTTTCTGTTCGAAAGTTTAGTATATTCATTTGAGAAGGTTCAAGTTTTGAAACTTGTGCCTGAGATCCAAGACGGTCTTTATAAGGCAATGGAAGAAGCGATTGGTGCGATGTTCCTAGTCGCTTTCAAAATTTCTCTTCCTATACTTGGGGTTTTATTCTTAGTCACTGTTTCAGAAGCATTGATGGGAAAAGCTGCTCCTCAGTTGAATATTCTACAGCTAAGCTTTCCGATCAAGATTGCGATTGGTCTAGTAGTTATGATCCTAATCGTTCCTTTTTTGATCACTCAAATGGACAATGCATTTCAACTTTCTTTCGAGAAGATGAATCTGATGCTGAAAGGATGGCCAAACTAA
- a CDS encoding EscU/YscU/HrcU family type III secretion system export apparatus switch protein produces the protein MGSFWKKITGFFSKLALLEFLHPLYIRMLEFLQTLQVLRSNNMLEFQPVTAHSQPIPAPFRIDLQLFAAEDEGRTQPASERRRREEREKGNVPKSPEVASAIVLLAGIVLMYLMGEYFFMRSYYLLRKYFFGIRSANVISSEAISELLNNALVDITQLLLPLMGITVVAAIVGNVVQTGFLFAPRALAFNFGRIRPNFKKVLPNRQTLFGLAKSLVKVAVIAWVSYFVIEKDFFRILMLGNMGLEESVALITFTAFKIFIVVGILLLAISVGDYFFQRYEYEEALKMTPSESKREMKEQDGDPSLQARRRQMARDQIKKSKMLAEVPKADVVITNPTHFAVALEYKPNKHRAPIVIAKGVDDFALRIIRVAKANDIATVEDRPMARTLYDEVEIGQEVPAKFYTALSVIFTKLESFRRAFRNAS, from the coding sequence ATGGGATCCTTTTGGAAGAAAATAACTGGATTTTTCTCTAAGCTCGCTCTGTTGGAATTCCTACATCCGCTGTATATCCGCATGTTGGAGTTCCTACAAACACTCCAAGTGTTGCGTTCTAATAATATGTTGGAGTTCCAACCTGTGACTGCGCATTCGCAGCCAATCCCTGCTCCTTTTCGTATTGACCTTCAGCTATTTGCAGCGGAAGACGAGGGACGTACACAGCCGGCCAGCGAAAGAAGAAGAAGGGAAGAAAGGGAAAAAGGGAATGTTCCTAAAAGCCCTGAAGTTGCTTCTGCGATCGTTTTGTTGGCTGGTATTGTTCTAATGTATCTCATGGGAGAATATTTTTTCATGAGATCCTATTATCTTTTGAGAAAATATTTCTTCGGGATACGTTCCGCGAATGTGATTAGTTCTGAAGCAATCAGTGAACTTTTGAATAACGCTCTTGTGGATATCACTCAGCTGCTTCTTCCTTTGATGGGGATTACGGTAGTCGCTGCAATTGTTGGTAACGTTGTTCAGACAGGATTTTTATTCGCACCTAGAGCGCTCGCGTTCAATTTCGGAAGGATACGTCCTAATTTTAAAAAGGTGCTTCCGAATCGTCAGACATTATTCGGTTTGGCAAAATCTTTAGTCAAAGTGGCTGTGATTGCTTGGGTCTCTTATTTTGTAATAGAGAAGGACTTTTTCAGGATCCTAATGCTCGGAAACATGGGCCTCGAAGAATCTGTAGCATTAATCACTTTTACTGCGTTTAAAATTTTTATAGTAGTGGGGATACTACTGCTCGCGATCAGCGTAGGGGATTACTTCTTCCAAAGATATGAATATGAAGAAGCTCTCAAAATGACTCCTTCCGAATCCAAAAGAGAGATGAAGGAACAGGACGGGGACCCTTCTTTACAAGCCAGAAGAAGGCAAATGGCCAGAGATCAGATCAAAAAAAGCAAGATGCTGGCAGAAGTTCCGAAAGCAGACGTTGTTATTACGAATCCGACCCACTTTGCAGTTGCGTTAGAGTATAAACCTAACAAACACAGAGCCCCGATTGTGATCGCAAAGGGCGTAGACGATTTCGCATTACGTATTATCCGGGTGGCAAAGGCGAATGATATCGCAACAGTAGAAGACCGCCCAATGGCAAGGACACTTTATGACGAGGTGGAAATTGGACAGGAAGTTCCCGCTAAATTCTATACCGCACTCAGTGTGATCTTTACGAAACTCGAATCTTTCCGGAGAGCGTTCCGAAACGCTTCTTAA
- a CDS encoding flagellar biosynthesis protein FlhA — MDKKWYTQSDFILGAGAVAIVGMLVVPLPGFILDILILFSLALSLLIVMTSLSIKEPSEFSVFPSLLLITTIYRLALNVSTTRQILSKGPGVNSAIIDAFGSFIVGSESGLSKYVVGFIIFIILVLVQVLVITKGATRISEVAARFTLDALPGKQMAIDMELSTGNINEAEARKRRKKIEAEVDFYGSMDGASKFVQGDVRAGLIITAINLIGGVVIGASIRGESFIAAVETYGKFTIGDGLVSQIPALLTTVATGIIVTRSGSESDLAKQFKTQLFANSKVLYVVAASMGLGAFIPGLPFIPMVLLSGGLAYLAYSLERTVQEQLEVLEKKEKEAVGDRKPRDYYDELRIEPIEIEFGYHLVPLVDASQGGTLMDQISNLRGKFARESGIVIPPIRILDNLEIPPDQFTIKINGVEVGSSTIRPEKLMAMPSAESQDLSSIEGESFMEPAYGRTAKWISADSKGDAESKGFIVVDSSTVIITYLRELLATHASSLLGREEVKKLLDHYRSQYPTLIQELEADKPGNLGMLQQVLQNLLREGLGIRNLVPILETVANKMGKYPNPYVLTEFVRQSISNTIVKDYMVDGKLQVIVVEGRVLDRLNKSLAQDRLEGRDILVLPPDFQRRLLESVADMNRRVQEGRGFPIYVVNREVRMPFAYFLAKEFPPRNFAVLALEEVHSSVPTVIAGELRIAQAQAAEPAEVV; from the coding sequence ATGGATAAGAAATGGTATACACAATCCGACTTCATCCTGGGTGCGGGAGCAGTTGCTATCGTTGGAATGCTCGTTGTTCCTTTGCCAGGATTTATTTTAGACATTCTGATCTTATTCAGTTTGGCTTTAAGTTTACTCATTGTTATGACTTCTTTGTCTATCAAGGAACCTTCTGAGTTTTCTGTTTTTCCTAGTTTATTACTTATAACAACGATCTATCGATTGGCGCTGAACGTTTCTACCACTAGACAAATTTTGTCCAAGGGCCCTGGTGTAAATAGTGCGATCATAGATGCATTTGGTTCCTTTATAGTAGGAAGTGAATCCGGTTTAAGTAAGTATGTAGTTGGATTTATTATTTTCATAATCTTAGTGCTTGTTCAGGTTCTCGTGATCACTAAAGGTGCGACCCGTATCTCCGAAGTGGCAGCAAGGTTCACATTGGATGCATTGCCTGGTAAACAGATGGCAATCGATATGGAACTTTCCACTGGGAATATAAATGAGGCAGAGGCTCGTAAAAGAAGAAAGAAGATCGAAGCGGAAGTGGACTTCTACGGTTCCATGGATGGAGCGAGTAAGTTTGTTCAAGGGGATGTAAGAGCAGGACTGATCATCACTGCGATCAACCTGATCGGAGGAGTCGTTATCGGTGCAAGTATCCGCGGTGAATCCTTCATAGCTGCAGTCGAAACTTACGGAAAGTTCACTATTGGTGATGGACTTGTTTCTCAGATCCCAGCACTTCTCACTACTGTTGCTACAGGTATCATTGTTACTCGTTCCGGATCCGAATCCGATCTTGCGAAACAATTTAAGACCCAGCTATTTGCAAACTCTAAGGTATTGTATGTGGTAGCAGCTTCCATGGGACTCGGCGCATTCATTCCAGGTTTACCTTTTATTCCAATGGTACTTCTCTCAGGTGGGCTTGCATATCTCGCATACTCTCTTGAGAGAACAGTACAAGAACAGCTCGAGGTTTTGGAGAAAAAGGAAAAAGAAGCGGTTGGGGATCGCAAACCTCGAGACTATTACGACGAACTTAGAATCGAGCCAATCGAGATCGAATTCGGTTATCATCTGGTTCCATTGGTGGATGCTTCCCAAGGCGGAACATTGATGGACCAAATTTCCAACTTAAGAGGAAAGTTCGCACGTGAAAGTGGGATCGTTATTCCTCCGATCCGTATATTAGATAATTTGGAAATACCTCCTGATCAATTTACCATCAAGATCAATGGGGTGGAAGTCGGTTCGAGTACGATTCGTCCTGAAAAACTAATGGCAATGCCTTCAGCAGAAAGCCAGGACCTTTCTTCTATCGAAGGAGAATCCTTCATGGAACCTGCATATGGAAGAACTGCAAAATGGATCTCTGCGGATTCGAAAGGAGATGCGGAGTCCAAAGGTTTTATCGTGGTGGATTCTTCTACCGTAATCATCACATATTTGAGAGAATTACTCGCGACTCATGCTTCCAGTTTGCTCGGAAGAGAAGAAGTCAAAAAACTTCTGGATCATTACAGATCTCAATACCCAACACTTATCCAAGAATTGGAAGCGGACAAACCTGGAAATTTGGGAATGTTGCAGCAAGTTCTTCAGAATCTTCTCAGAGAAGGTTTGGGAATTCGCAATCTTGTTCCAATCTTAGAAACAGTTGCAAACAAAATGGGCAAATACCCGAACCCTTATGTTCTTACGGAATTCGTAAGGCAATCCATCTCCAATACGATCGTAAAAGATTATATGGTGGATGGAAAACTACAAGTTATCGTGGTGGAAGGTCGGGTGCTCGACAGATTGAACAAATCTCTCGCACAAGATCGTTTGGAAGGACGGGATATTTTAGTCCTTCCTCCAGATTTCCAGAGAAGACTTTTGGAATCCGTAGCGGATATGAATCGAAGGGTCCAAGAGGGAAGAGGATTCCCGATCTATGTGGTAAATAGAGAAGTGAGGATGCCTTTTGCTTATTTCTTAGCAAAAGAATTCCCACCTAGGAATTTTGCGGTGCTCGCTTTAGAAGAAGTACATTCTTCCGTTCCGACAGTAATCGCAGGCGAACTCAGAATTGCTCAAGCCCAAGCGGCGGAACCCGCAGAAGTGGTTTAG